In Halobaculum magnesiiphilum, the following proteins share a genomic window:
- a CDS encoding phosphate signaling complex PhoU family protein: METRKVQRLGPSTLAMTLPAEWAKEQNVEKGDEVSLRMGGKGTLTVLPESASTEDAEATLHADNLDSDALERAILAQYVLGRRVINITTEDGALGSDHINAVYKAETQLMGLGVIEETPENIAIRCSVDPEDFTLDNLLERLENTGSTMRGEAVKALAHGNADLAQRALNRERQANKIFVLLLRLIFTAYQNPNLARAVGLDSGFPLIGYRSIAKNLELIADNAEDIAEIAMEAEDNTLDVDDATMRRIRDFTDQVDEITAMAVEAAVKRDYSLTIEVKYLFRELKDREEDILTDLPEMSNAQLLQVREVLVSLQETAQYAMRIAEVSANLALNEENEFVTIE; this comes from the coding sequence ATGGAGACGCGGAAGGTTCAGCGGTTGGGGCCCTCGACGCTGGCGATGACGCTGCCCGCCGAGTGGGCGAAAGAACAGAACGTCGAGAAGGGAGACGAGGTGTCGCTGCGGATGGGCGGCAAGGGGACGCTGACGGTGCTGCCCGAGTCCGCGAGCACGGAGGACGCGGAGGCGACGCTGCACGCCGACAACCTCGACTCCGACGCCCTGGAGCGGGCGATCCTCGCGCAGTACGTGCTCGGCCGGCGCGTGATCAACATCACGACGGAGGACGGCGCGCTCGGCTCCGACCACATCAACGCGGTATACAAGGCCGAGACGCAGCTCATGGGGCTTGGCGTCATCGAGGAGACGCCCGAGAACATCGCCATCCGCTGTTCGGTCGACCCGGAGGACTTCACGCTCGACAACCTGCTGGAGCGCCTGGAGAACACCGGCTCCACGATGCGCGGGGAGGCGGTGAAGGCACTGGCTCACGGCAACGCCGACCTCGCCCAGCGGGCGCTCAACCGCGAGCGGCAGGCGAACAAGATCTTCGTCCTCCTCCTTCGCCTGATCTTCACGGCCTACCAGAACCCGAACCTCGCGCGCGCCGTCGGGCTGGACTCGGGGTTCCCGCTGATCGGCTACCGCTCGATCGCGAAGAACCTCGAACTCATCGCGGACAACGCCGAGGACATCGCCGAGATCGCGATGGAGGCCGAGGACAACACCCTCGACGTGGACGACGCCACGATGCGGCGCATCCGCGACTTCACCGACCAGGTCGACGAGATCACCGCGATGGCCGTCGAGGCGGCCGTCAAGCGCGACTACTCGCTCACCATCGAGGTGAAGTACCTGTTCCGCGAGCTGAAGGACCGCGAGGAGGACATCCTCACGGACCTGCCGGAGATGTCGAACGCGCAGCTGTTGCAGGTGCGCGAGGTGCTCGTCAGCCTCCAGGAGACGGCGCAGTACGCGATGCGGATCGCGGAGGTCTCCGCGAACCTGGCGCTGAACGAGGAGAACGAGTTCGTGACGATCGAGTAG
- the gfo6 gene encoding D-xylose 1-dehydrogenase Gfo6 → MFESTFADAGRRDWVDSGGDEGGNGDGSGSDGDDTTTRIATVGCGNYARSVSIPAMARGDYARPTVVVSGDADKRAALADEFGVTALDYDEYEAGAATDEYDAVYVATPNRLHLPHVETAAGHGKHVICEKPLEATVERAERLVGACEDAGVRLMTAYRMQTDPVMRRLRAFVAAGGIGDLQRAVGDFTFPVLAGDAGPEQWRLDGRLAGGGALYDVGVYPLNTARFVAGDDPTAVSATVRSPDDAFDEVDQHVDFRVEFGGGDADGWVGNFSASFSGHPNTSLELLGTEGRIAVRSAFQPGADREVTVETAEGTMEFAGLGADETVEEFDYFAHAVATGGDIEPDGADGLVDMRTLAAVQASARAGERIELER, encoded by the coding sequence ATGTTCGAGTCGACGTTCGCGGACGCGGGGCGGCGCGACTGGGTGGACAGCGGCGGGGACGAGGGCGGAAACGGAGACGGGAGCGGGAGCGACGGGGACGACACGACGACCAGGATCGCGACGGTCGGCTGCGGCAACTACGCACGGTCGGTGTCGATCCCGGCGATGGCGCGCGGCGACTACGCGCGGCCGACGGTCGTCGTCAGCGGCGACGCGGACAAGCGCGCGGCGCTGGCCGACGAGTTCGGCGTCACTGCCCTCGATTACGACGAGTACGAGGCGGGCGCGGCGACCGACGAGTACGACGCCGTCTACGTCGCCACCCCGAACCGGCTCCACCTCCCCCACGTCGAGACGGCCGCGGGCCACGGCAAGCACGTGATCTGCGAGAAGCCGCTGGAGGCGACCGTCGAGCGCGCCGAGCGGCTCGTGGGCGCCTGTGAGGACGCGGGCGTCCGGCTGATGACAGCCTACCGGATGCAGACGGACCCCGTGATGCGGCGCCTGCGGGCGTTCGTCGCCGCCGGCGGCATCGGCGACCTCCAGCGCGCGGTCGGCGACTTCACGTTCCCGGTGCTGGCGGGCGACGCCGGTCCCGAGCAGTGGCGCCTCGACGGCCGCCTCGCGGGCGGGGGCGCGCTGTACGACGTGGGCGTGTACCCGCTCAACACCGCGCGGTTCGTCGCCGGCGACGACCCGACGGCCGTGTCGGCGACGGTCCGCTCGCCCGACGACGCCTTCGACGAGGTCGACCAGCACGTCGACTTCCGCGTCGAGTTCGGCGGCGGCGACGCGGACGGCTGGGTCGGGAACTTCTCGGCGTCGTTCTCCGGCCACCCGAACACGTCGCTGGAGCTGCTGGGGACCGAGGGACGGATCGCGGTCCGGTCGGCGTTTCAGCCGGGCGCCGACCGCGAGGTGACCGTGGAGACGGCCGAGGGGACGATGGAGTTCGCGGGCCTCGGTGCCGACGAGACGGTCGAGGAGTTCGACTACTTCGCGCACGCGGTCGCGACCGGCGGCGACATCGAGCCGGACGGGGCCGACGGGCTCGTCGACATGCGGACGCTTGCGGCGGTGCAGGCGTCGGCCCGCGCGGGAGAGCGGATCGAACTCGAACGGTAG
- a CDS encoding ATP-NAD kinase family protein: protein MRIGFLLNPVAGMGGRVGLKGTDGKVAEARARGAEPRAPDRARRALDALAERAPDAELLAWGDPMGASEAREAGFDPEVLGAPAGGDEGTDADDTAAAVAAFLDAGVDLVLFVGGDGTAADVAAALAGSEVPMLGVPAGVKVYSSVFAVSPEDAAYVAATFERTERREVMDIDEDEYREGEVRPELRAVAHVPVAEQLQSGKQIGGGTVESLAVGVADDVRARPETTWVLGPGSTVGEVKAELGFEGSPIGVDVYRDGDVLALDAAESEILDSLGEDNVIVVTPIGGQGFVFGRGNPQLSPAVIRECDLEIVASRDKLDDLRVLRVDTDDPELDEALRGWVKVRVGRFERRMMKIV, encoded by the coding sequence ATGCGAATCGGCTTCCTGCTCAACCCCGTCGCGGGGATGGGCGGCCGGGTGGGCCTGAAGGGCACCGACGGGAAGGTCGCCGAGGCGCGCGCCCGCGGCGCCGAACCGCGAGCGCCCGACCGTGCCCGCCGCGCGCTCGACGCCCTCGCCGAACGCGCCCCCGACGCGGAACTGCTGGCGTGGGGCGACCCGATGGGCGCGAGCGAGGCCCGCGAGGCCGGCTTCGACCCCGAGGTGCTCGGCGCGCCCGCGGGCGGCGATGAGGGGACCGACGCCGACGACACGGCCGCGGCCGTCGCGGCGTTTCTCGACGCCGGCGTCGATCTCGTACTGTTCGTCGGCGGCGACGGAACCGCCGCCGACGTGGCGGCGGCGCTGGCGGGGAGCGAGGTGCCGATGCTCGGCGTCCCCGCGGGCGTGAAGGTGTACTCATCGGTGTTCGCGGTCTCCCCCGAGGACGCCGCCTACGTTGCCGCGACGTTCGAGCGCACCGAGCGCCGCGAGGTGATGGACATCGACGAGGACGAGTACCGCGAGGGGGAGGTCCGCCCGGAACTGCGCGCGGTCGCGCACGTCCCCGTCGCCGAGCAGTTGCAGTCGGGCAAGCAGATCGGCGGCGGCACCGTCGAGTCGCTGGCGGTCGGGGTCGCGGACGACGTTCGTGCGCGTCCGGAGACGACGTGGGTGCTCGGCCCCGGCTCGACCGTCGGCGAGGTGAAGGCGGAGCTCGGGTTCGAGGGGTCGCCCATCGGCGTCGACGTGTACCGCGACGGCGACGTGCTCGCGCTCGACGCCGCCGAGTCGGAGATCCTCGACTCGCTCGGCGAGGACAACGTCATCGTCGTCACCCCCATCGGTGGACAAGGGTTCGTCTTCGGCCGCGGCAACCCGCAGCTGTCGCCGGCGGTCATCCGCGAGTGCGACCTAGAGATCGTCGCCTCCCGCGACAAGCTGGACGACCTCCGGGTGCTGCGCGTCGACACCGACGACCCCGAACTGGACGAGGCACTCCGCGGGTGGGTGAAGGTGCGCGTCGGTCGCTTCGAGCGCCGGATGATGAAGATAGTGTGA
- a CDS encoding SRPBCC family protein: MTVRVRREFVFDADPADVWAFISDPAKRAGAISVVDEYEVGDDGTATWHVRLPIPVIRSSIAVDTEEVRKEPPEYVKFVGKSRAFRVTGEHTVSETDDGRARLVNGFVVDGRVPGVESFFERKFGEELDNLQDALERELGLA; this comes from the coding sequence ATGACCGTGCGTGTACGCCGGGAGTTCGTCTTCGACGCGGACCCGGCCGACGTCTGGGCGTTCATCTCCGATCCGGCCAAGCGTGCCGGGGCGATCAGCGTCGTCGACGAGTACGAGGTCGGCGACGACGGAACCGCGACGTGGCACGTCCGCCTGCCGATCCCGGTGATCCGCTCCAGCATCGCCGTCGACACCGAGGAGGTGCGCAAGGAGCCGCCCGAGTACGTCAAGTTCGTCGGGAAGTCGCGGGCGTTCCGCGTCACCGGCGAGCACACCGTCTCGGAGACCGACGACGGGCGCGCCCGCCTCGTCAACGGGTTCGTCGTCGACGGGCGCGTCCCCGGCGTCGAGTCGTTCTTCGAGCGCAAGTTCGGCGAGGAACTGGACAACCTGCAGGACGCCTTGGAGCGCGAGTTGGGGCTGGCATGA
- a CDS encoding DUF7525 family protein: METETLESDKAIGVSLVFGAFAVVGAGFMLAGASQIVMAWGFALAMAAATLSVVALQAFDM, from the coding sequence ATGGAAACCGAGACTCTCGAAAGCGACAAGGCGATCGGCGTTTCGCTGGTGTTCGGTGCGTTCGCCGTCGTCGGCGCGGGGTTCATGCTGGCGGGCGCCTCCCAGATCGTGATGGCCTGGGGGTTCGCGCTGGCGATGGCGGCGGCGACCCTCTCGGTCGTCGCGCTCCAGGCGTTCGACATGTGA
- a CDS encoding LEA type 2 family protein — MMRVPSELDPIPGGTDRGLSTVRTVLVVLLVLGGSVGGAFALGVVGAPSVGGVENRFGEVTNETTVIESDLTVRNPNPIGVDLGGVTVDYGVSMNGIAMANGTKEGVSVGAGNTSVPFTTELDNSKIPAWWVSHVRNGEHTELRVDAKATSSTLGRSYSTQVSRDIDTSVIEAFRTDEPKPLNASSPIVSDPVLILERTEAEWGTVNDERTEIGMTLYLHNPKQYPIVVSEIGYDIHMNDVTMGSGEAAKTTTIAPGETVAVEATTAIRTQRLDEWWVSHLRRNQVTDLRMPFYLVIDLSNGGGGEQRIELDSYQRTVETDVFGTKPAGDGAGSDGSADGAGSDGSADGDGDESDGSDSDDGTATDTPTGTDTSDGGSGDDSTTGTASSTPTATPTATPTSTPDGTETDDGLF, encoded by the coding sequence ATGATGAGAGTACCGTCGGAGCTCGATCCGATACCTGGGGGAACAGATCGCGGTCTCTCGACCGTCAGGACCGTGCTCGTCGTGCTTCTCGTTCTCGGCGGGTCCGTCGGCGGGGCGTTCGCGCTCGGCGTCGTCGGGGCGCCGTCGGTCGGGGGCGTCGAGAACCGCTTCGGCGAGGTGACGAACGAGACGACCGTTATCGAAAGCGATCTGACGGTACGTAACCCGAACCCGATCGGCGTCGATCTCGGGGGCGTGACGGTCGACTACGGGGTCTCGATGAACGGCATCGCGATGGCGAACGGGACCAAGGAGGGCGTCTCGGTCGGCGCCGGCAACACCTCGGTTCCGTTCACCACCGAGCTGGACAACTCGAAGATCCCCGCGTGGTGGGTGAGCCACGTCCGCAACGGGGAGCACACGGAGCTACGGGTCGACGCGAAGGCCACCTCGTCGACGCTGGGGCGGAGCTACTCGACGCAGGTGTCCCGCGACATCGACACCTCCGTCATCGAGGCGTTCCGCACCGACGAGCCGAAGCCGCTGAACGCGAGTTCGCCGATCGTCTCCGATCCGGTGTTGATCCTCGAGCGCACCGAGGCGGAGTGGGGGACGGTGAACGACGAGCGGACGGAGATCGGGATGACGCTGTACCTCCATAACCCCAAGCAGTACCCGATCGTCGTCTCCGAGATCGGCTACGACATCCACATGAACGACGTCACGATGGGGAGCGGCGAGGCCGCCAAGACGACCACCATCGCCCCCGGGGAGACGGTCGCCGTCGAGGCGACGACCGCGATCCGGACCCAGCGGCTCGACGAGTGGTGGGTCTCGCACCTCCGACGGAACCAGGTGACGGACCTGCGGATGCCGTTCTACCTCGTGATCGACCTCTCGAACGGCGGCGGCGGCGAGCAGCGGATCGAACTCGACAGCTACCAGCGGACGGTCGAGACGGACGTGTTCGGCACCAAGCCCGCCGGCGACGGCGCCGGCTCGGACGGGTCCGCCGACGGCGCCGGCTCGGACGGGTCCGCCGACGGCGACGGCGACGAATCCGACGGCAGCGACTCCGACGACGGCACCGCGACGGACACGCCGACGGGGACCGACACGTCCGACGGCGGCTCGGGCGACGACTCGACCACCGGGACCGCGTCGTCGACGCCGACGGCAACGCCGACCGCGACGCCGACGAGCACGCCCGACGGGACGGAGACGGACGACGGGCTCTTCTGA
- a CDS encoding DUF7123 family protein, with protein MTEYTDEEKRILAYLRDSVSRGEEYFRAKNIAEAIGLSAKQVGTRLPTLAEKAEEVDIEKWGRARSTTWRVELP; from the coding sequence ATGACGGAGTACACCGACGAGGAGAAGCGCATCCTCGCGTACCTGCGCGACAGCGTCTCCCGGGGGGAGGAGTACTTCCGGGCGAAGAACATCGCGGAGGCCATCGGCCTCTCCGCCAAACAGGTCGGCACCCGACTCCCGACGCTCGCGGAGAAGGCCGAGGAGGTCGATATCGAGAAGTGGGGCCGCGCACGTTCGACCACCTGGCGCGTCGAGCTTCCGTAG
- a CDS encoding DUF7528 family protein, producing MEVDGQRHELTREAAADLRESLADALTERREFFRTAGEFRADGSYVVSRKAAESAGNAKVFDSFDALVRLYDRLPDRFDADDVGRTGITGSRRHMLIRHFAEHPAFDCHIRRRNPLSAEKTDGDRAADGVAEAEE from the coding sequence GTGGAGGTGGACGGACAGCGACACGAACTGACACGCGAGGCCGCCGCCGACCTGCGGGAGTCGCTGGCGGACGCGCTGACCGAGCGGCGGGAGTTCTTCCGCACCGCCGGGGAGTTCCGCGCCGACGGAAGTTACGTGGTCTCCCGCAAGGCCGCCGAGTCCGCAGGCAACGCGAAGGTGTTCGACTCCTTCGACGCGCTGGTCCGGCTGTACGACCGGCTGCCGGACCGGTTCGACGCCGACGACGTCGGCCGAACCGGGATCACCGGATCGCGGCGACACATGCTGATCCGGCACTTCGCGGAGCACCCGGCGTTCGACTGTCACATCCGGCGTCGGAACCCACTGAGTGCGGAGAAAACTGACGGCGACCGGGCGGCCGACGGGGTCGCCGAGGCGGAGGAGTAA
- a CDS encoding carbon-nitrogen family hydrolase, translating to MKLALAQIEVRTADRDGNLDRALSAVADAAERDADLIALPELWNVGYFAFEAYERGAEPLGGPTLTRLADAAREHDIAVLAGTIVEDLAESAAAAADVPDDEGLANTAVLFDSDGTRRAVYRKHHLFGYQSAETRLLTPGESLPVVDLLGFRVAVTTCYDLRFPEQFRALADEGADLVVVPSAWPYPRVEHWRTLPRARAIENLAYVATVNGSGSFEDADLLGRSTVYDPWGTTLASTGDEPALVTAEVEPERVGRVREEFPALRDRRDY from the coding sequence ATGAAGCTCGCGCTCGCGCAGATCGAGGTCCGGACGGCCGACCGCGACGGCAACCTCGACCGGGCGCTCTCGGCCGTCGCCGACGCCGCCGAGCGCGACGCCGACCTGATCGCGCTCCCGGAACTGTGGAACGTCGGCTACTTCGCGTTCGAGGCGTACGAGCGCGGCGCCGAGCCCCTGGGGGGACCGACGCTGACCCGGCTCGCCGACGCCGCGCGCGAACACGACATCGCGGTGCTGGCGGGAACGATCGTCGAGGACCTCGCCGAGAGCGCCGCCGCCGCGGCGGACGTGCCCGACGACGAGGGGCTCGCGAACACCGCCGTCCTGTTCGACTCGGACGGGACCAGACGCGCGGTGTACCGCAAGCACCACCTGTTCGGCTATCAGTCGGCCGAGACGCGACTCCTGACGCCCGGCGAGTCGCTCCCGGTCGTCGATCTCCTCGGCTTCCGGGTCGCGGTGACGACCTGTTACGACCTCCGCTTCCCCGAGCAGTTCCGAGCGCTCGCGGACGAGGGGGCCGACCTCGTGGTCGTCCCCAGCGCGTGGCCGTACCCGCGGGTCGAGCACTGGCGGACGCTCCCGCGGGCGCGGGCCATCGAGAACCTCGCGTACGTCGCGACGGTGAACGGGTCGGGGAGCTTCGAGGACGCCGACCTCCTCGGCCGGTCGACCGTGTACGACCCGTGGGGGACGACGCTGGCGTCAACCGGCGACGAGCCGGCGCTCGTCACCGCCGAGGTCGAGCCCGAGCGCGTCGGGCGCGTGCGCGAGGAGTTCCCGGCGCTGCGCGACAGGCGAGACTACTGA